In a single window of the Bombus huntii isolate Logan2020A unplaced genomic scaffold, iyBomHunt1.1 ctg00000061.1, whole genome shotgun sequence genome:
- the LOC126875983 gene encoding omega-amidase NIT2-like, which yields MPEIEGDKLYNTCTIWGPDRTLIAKHRKVHLFDIDIPNKITFRESDSLSPGNSLTTFDVKGCKIGIGICYDIRFEEMARIYRNKGCQMLIYPAAFNMTTGPLHWSLLQRSRANDNHLYVACISPARVPSASYVAWGHTQLTNPWGKILYDLETQENMAVTDIKKKKKKKKKNMRHTI from the exons atgcctgaaatagagggcgataaattgtacaatacctgtactatttggggtcccgatagaactttgatagcaaaacaccgaaag gtacatctattcgacatcgacattcctaataagattacttttcgagagagtgattcactcagtcctggtaactccctaacgacgttcgacgtgaagggctgcaaaataggtattggcatttgctatgatattagattcgaggaaatggcacgcatttatcgtaacaaag gttgccaaatgctgatatatccagcggcattcaatatgaccactggaccactgcactggtcattacttcagcgttccagagcgaatgataatcacttatacgttgcctgcatatcaccggctcgtgttccttcagcaagttacgtcgcatgggggcatacacagttgaccaatccctggggaaagattctttacgatttggaaactcaagagaatatggcagtcaccgatataaaaaaaaaaaaaaaaaaaaaaaaaaaaaatatgaggcatactatataa
- the LOC126875982 gene encoding omega-amidase NIT2-like, with translation MPEIEGDKLYNTCTIWGPDRTLIAKHRKVHLFDIDIPNKITFRESDSLSPGNSLTTFDVKGCKIGIGICYDIRFEEMARIYRNKGCQMLIYPAAFNMTTGPLHWSLLKRSRANDNQLYVACISPARVPSASYVAWGHTQLTNPWGKILYDLETQENMAVTDIKKKKKKKKNEAYYIRLSSI, from the exons atgcctgaaatagagggcgataaattgtacaatacctgtactatttggggtcccgatagaactttgatagcaaaacaccgaaag gtacatctattcgacatcgacattcctaataagattacttttcgagagagtgattcactcagtcctggtaactccctaacgacgttcgacgtgaagggctgcaaaataggtattggcatttgctatgatattagattcgaggaaatggcacgcatttatcgtaacaaag gttgccaaatgctgatatatccagcggcattcaatatgaccactggaccactgcactggtcattacttaagcgttccagagcgaatgataatcaattatacgttgcctgcatatcaccggctcgtgttccttcagcaagttacgtcgcatgggggcatacacagttgaccaatccctggggaaagattctttacgatttggaaactcaagagaatatggcagtcaccgatatcaaaaaaaaaaaaaaaaaaaaaaaaaatgaggcatactatataagattgtcatcgatttaa
- the LOC126875971 gene encoding venom serine protease Bi-VSP-like isoform X1 yields MYIHNYDYCILGVWPWIVALGFRNPRNPDKPLWKCGGSLISARHVLTAAHCAHMDGIENIHNHNIAILRLVEEVPFSRYVYPICTKELLRKSNFVGYNPLVAGWGALRYRRPRRNALMEVQMPVIKNAECKIAYSKFPNAPDVTDGIICAERAQGGKDSCTAVNLEAGVQRSGTMMWADDIYNYQGITPTFAQNFNETVPWEGRTDTLISRFVHPIYTTNFRTLYNEEPDCRGHVM; encoded by the exons atgtatattcacaactatgactattgcattttaggcgtttggccatggatcgttgcattaggttttcgtaatccccgaaacccagacaaaccactatggaagtgcggaggttccctgatatcggctaggcatgttttgaccgcagcacattgtgcacatatggatggaatagaaaacatacacaatcataatattgccattcttagattggtggaggaggtgccattttcga ggtacgtatatcccatttgtacgaaagagctcctgcgaaagagcaacttcgtcggctataacccccttgttgctggatggggagcattaagatata gacgaccacgacgtaatgcattaatggaagtacaaatgccagtgattaagaacgccgaatgcaaaatagcttattccaaatttcctaatgcacctgatgtcactgatggtataatatgcgccgaacgtGCTCAGGGTGGaaaggattcttgtacg gctgttaatctagaggctggagtacaaagaagtggcacaatgatgtgggctgatgacatttataattatcaaggaatcacccctacattcgctcag aattttaatgaaactgtcccttgggaaggaagaactgataccttgatatcacggtttgtacatcctatatatacgacaaattttagaacattatataacgaagaaccagattgtcgtggccatgtgatgtga
- the LOC126875971 gene encoding venom serine protease Bi-VSP-like isoform X2 → MYIHNYDYCILGVWPWIVALGFRNPRNPDKPLWKCGGSLISARHVLTAAHCAHMDGIENIHNHNIAILRLVEEVPFSRYVYPICTKELLRKSNFVGYNPLVAGWGALRYRRPRRNALMEVQMPVIKNAECKIAYSKFPNAPDVTDGIICAERAQGGKDSCTADRGGPLLIQHELTSYLIDYRFLYDSQ, encoded by the exons atgtatattcacaactatgactattgcattttaggcgtttggccatggatcgttgcattaggttttcgtaatccccgaaacccagacaaaccactatggaagtgcggaggttccctgatatcggctaggcatgttttgaccgcagcacattgtgcacatatggatggaatagaaaacatacacaatcataatattgccattcttagattggtggaggaggtgccattttcga ggtacgtatatcccatttgtacgaaagagctcctgcgaaagagcaacttcgtcggctataacccccttgttgctggatggggagcattaagatata gacgaccacgacgtaatgcattaatggaagtacaaatgccagtgattaagaacgccgaatgcaaaatagcttattccaaatttcctaatgcacctgatgtcactgatggtataatatgcgccgaacgtGCTCAGGGTGGaaaggattcttgtacg gctgaccgcggcggaccactgctgatacaacatgaattaacctcgtatttaatag attatagattcctatacgactctcagtaa
- the LOC126875971 gene encoding venom serine protease Bi-VSP-like isoform X3: protein MYIHNYDYCILGVWPWIVALGFRNPRNPDKPLWKCGGSLISARHVLTAAHCAHMDGIENIHNHNIAILRLVEEVPFSRYVYPICTKELLRKSNFVGYNPLVAGWGALRYRRPRRNALMEVQMPVIKNAECKIAYSKFPNAPDVTDGIICAERAQGGKDSCTADRGGPLLIQHELTSYLIGC, encoded by the exons atgtatattcacaactatgactattgcattttaggcgtttggccatggatcgttgcattaggttttcgtaatccccgaaacccagacaaaccactatggaagtgcggaggttccctgatatcggctaggcatgttttgaccgcagcacattgtgcacatatggatggaatagaaaacatacacaatcataatattgccattcttagattggtggaggaggtgccattttcga ggtacgtatatcccatttgtacgaaagagctcctgcgaaagagcaacttcgtcggctataacccccttgttgctggatggggagcattaagatata gacgaccacgacgtaatgcattaatggaagtacaaatgccagtgattaagaacgccgaatgcaaaatagcttattccaaatttcctaatgcacctgatgtcactgatggtataatatgcgccgaacgtGCTCAGGGTGGaaaggattcttgtacg gctgaccgcggcggaccactgctgatacaacatgaattaacctcgtatttaatag gctgttaa